Proteins found in one Gemmatimonadaceae bacterium genomic segment:
- a CDS encoding ABC transporter permease, which produces MTWFAAQASQVYEGVRIALEALRANRVRAGLTILGIAVGVFVVVVISAAVHGINQSVARDLESTGPTTFYVQRYPITFEACDGTGDTCKWLQNPPITFDEMAALQRLEGAAEVGAADFWAGPVKYRDRQLPSASIESYTGNWAALGAPEMIEGRAFTDQEARSAARVVVLTTVTKERLFGDADPLGKEIMVMGTPVTVIGVYRDNASFLSGGGDRAKVVMPIQSLSRRLNVPIRDMGLAVKPRTGYQPAEVIDDVTATLRGMRGLRPGRESNFAIITQDKIMDTYNKIFGMFFLVMIALSAVGLIVGGVGVVAIMMISVTERTREIGVRKALGATRRAILLQFLIEAVTLTGLGGAIGLFIGWGVAFLVRQYSPIAASVPPLAVVAALGASAVTGVLFGMLPAARAARLDPVDALRYE; this is translated from the coding sequence ATGACGTGGTTCGCCGCGCAGGCATCGCAGGTCTATGAGGGGGTGCGGATTGCCCTCGAGGCGCTCCGCGCCAATCGCGTGCGGGCGGGACTGACCATCCTCGGCATCGCGGTCGGCGTCTTCGTGGTCGTGGTGATCTCCGCGGCCGTGCACGGCATCAACCAGAGCGTGGCCAGGGATCTCGAGTCCACCGGCCCCACCACGTTCTACGTGCAGCGCTACCCCATCACCTTCGAGGCGTGCGACGGCACCGGCGACACCTGCAAGTGGCTGCAGAACCCGCCGATCACCTTCGATGAGATGGCCGCGCTGCAGCGTCTCGAGGGTGCCGCCGAAGTGGGCGCGGCCGACTTCTGGGCCGGCCCGGTGAAGTACCGCGACCGTCAGCTCCCGTCGGCATCCATCGAGTCGTACACGGGCAACTGGGCCGCGCTCGGCGCCCCCGAGATGATCGAGGGACGCGCCTTCACCGATCAGGAGGCGCGCAGCGCCGCGCGAGTGGTGGTGCTCACGACCGTGACCAAGGAACGGCTGTTCGGAGACGCCGACCCGCTGGGAAAGGAGATCATGGTGATGGGCACGCCCGTCACCGTGATTGGCGTGTATCGGGACAACGCGAGCTTCCTGTCGGGCGGCGGCGACCGCGCGAAGGTGGTGATGCCCATCCAGTCGCTGTCGCGACGCCTCAACGTGCCCATCCGTGACATGGGGCTCGCCGTGAAGCCGCGCACGGGCTACCAGCCCGCCGAGGTCATTGACGACGTCACGGCCACCCTGCGCGGGATGCGCGGCCTGCGGCCCGGACGCGAGTCGAATTTCGCGATCATCACGCAGGACAAGATCATGGACACCTACAACAAGATCTTCGGGATGTTCTTCCTGGTGATGATCGCGTTGTCGGCGGTGGGGCTGATCGTGGGGGGCGTGGGCGTGGTGGCGATCATGATGATCTCGGTCACCGAGCGGACCCGCGAGATCGGCGTGCGCAAGGCGCTGGGCGCCACACGGCGCGCCATCCTGCTGCAGTTCCTCATCGAGGCGGTAACCCTGACCGGGTTGGGCGGGGCGATCGGCCTGTTCATCGGCTGGGGCGTGGCGTTCCTCGTGCGGCAGTACAGCCCCATCGCGGCCTCCGTGCCGCCCCTGGCGGTCGTCGCCGCGCTGGGCGCCAGCGCCGTGACCGGCGTGCTGTTCGGCATGCTGCCGGCGGCGCGGGCGGCGAGGTTGGATCCGGTTGATGCGCTGAGATACGAGTAG
- a CDS encoding efflux RND transporter periplasmic adaptor subunit: MTKRSKWILIGVGVVIVAGLGGLQWQKSKKKGTEVRIEAVQKRDLVASVTASGQVTPRTKVDLSADITGKIVALNVKMGDMVKKGQLLLQIDPQQFESQVQRAEAALANSRARLAQAKANLLQAQKNYQRSADIRKTNATLISDEQIEQLKTTFEVNQALLEAAQQDVKQGEATLKDARWQLSRTNIYAPMSGRVTRLNVENGETAVQGTFNKDAATLMTIADMSVLETKVKVDETDVSRISLGDSAVIQIDAFTDTTFIGKVVEISQSSVKGAATGTGDQAIDYEVKIRLLNPPTDTRQDFSATAKVITDTRTKVLAIPIIALTVRENEELKSRDSVPNSKAPAKQVGKKDVEGVFVVDGTNKVTFRPVKVGIAGEKYFEVLSGVKENDRIVGGTYQAIRELKDGVIVREAKQPEQKPGEKKS, translated from the coding sequence ATGACCAAGCGTTCAAAGTGGATCCTCATCGGCGTCGGCGTGGTGATCGTCGCCGGCCTCGGCGGCCTCCAGTGGCAGAAGTCGAAGAAGAAGGGGACCGAAGTCCGCATCGAGGCCGTGCAGAAGCGCGATCTCGTGGCGTCGGTCACGGCGAGCGGCCAGGTGACGCCGCGCACCAAGGTGGACCTCTCGGCCGACATCACCGGCAAGATCGTGGCGCTGAACGTGAAGATGGGCGACATGGTCAAGAAGGGGCAGCTGCTGCTCCAGATCGACCCGCAGCAGTTCGAGAGCCAGGTGCAGCGCGCCGAGGCGGCGCTGGCCAACTCGCGCGCGCGGCTGGCGCAGGCCAAGGCCAACCTCCTGCAGGCGCAGAAGAACTACCAGCGCTCGGCGGATATCCGGAAGACCAACGCCACGCTCATCAGCGACGAGCAGATCGAACAGCTCAAGACGACGTTCGAGGTCAACCAGGCGCTGCTCGAGGCCGCCCAGCAGGACGTGAAGCAGGGCGAGGCCACGCTGAAGGACGCCCGTTGGCAGCTCTCACGCACCAACATCTACGCGCCGATGTCGGGGCGCGTGACGCGGCTGAACGTCGAGAACGGCGAGACCGCCGTGCAGGGCACGTTCAACAAGGACGCGGCGACCCTGATGACCATCGCCGACATGAGCGTGCTCGAGACCAAGGTGAAGGTGGACGAGACCGACGTGTCGCGCATCTCGCTCGGCGACTCGGCGGTCATCCAGATCGACGCCTTTACCGACACGACCTTCATCGGCAAGGTGGTCGAGATCTCGCAGAGCTCGGTCAAGGGCGCGGCGACCGGCACCGGCGACCAGGCGATCGATTATGAAGTGAAGATCCGCCTGCTCAACCCGCCGACCGACACCCGGCAGGACTTCTCGGCCACGGCCAAGGTGATCACCGACACCCGTACGAAGGTGCTCGCGATCCCGATCATCGCCCTCACCGTCCGCGAGAACGAGGAGCTGAAGAGCCGCGATTCGGTCCCCAACAGCAAGGCGCCGGCCAAGCAGGTTGGGAAGAAGGACGTCGAGGGCGTCTTCGTGGTCGACGGGACCAACAAAGTGACGTTCCGGCCCGTTAAGGTAGGGATTGCCGGCGAGAAGTACTTCGAGGTGCTTTCCGGCGTGAAGGAGAACGATCGGATCGTGGGCGGCACGTACCAGGCCATCCGCGAGCTCAAGGACGGCGTCATCGTCCGCGAGGCCAAGCAACCGGAGCAGAAGCCCGGGGAGAAGAAGTCGTGA
- a CDS encoding ABC transporter ATP-binding protein: protein MSDSTHADAPISTTAERQAVTSQPGVTPSRDWVIVTRGIKREYDMGGEIVRALRGVDIAIRRNEYVAIMGPSGSGKSTLMNIVGCLDTPTDGEYWLNGTLVSSMKDDELARIRNKEIGFVFQTFNLLPRATALHNVELPLVYAGMSAKQRKETAAYALERVQLTSRMHHKPNELSGGQRQRVAIARALVNSPSILLADEPTGNLDSTTSSEIMRVFEELADQGQTVIMVTHEADIAAHARRVVALHDGQVSSDTRRERFVRENEQIIAAKQH from the coding sequence GTGAGCGACAGTACGCACGCAGACGCGCCGATCAGCACGACGGCGGAACGCCAGGCGGTCACCTCGCAGCCCGGGGTGACGCCCAGCCGCGACTGGGTCATCGTCACGCGCGGCATCAAGCGCGAGTATGACATGGGCGGCGAAATCGTCCGCGCGCTTCGCGGTGTGGACATTGCCATCCGCCGCAACGAGTACGTCGCCATCATGGGTCCGTCGGGATCGGGCAAGTCCACGCTGATGAACATCGTGGGCTGCCTCGACACGCCCACGGACGGCGAGTACTGGCTCAACGGCACGCTGGTCTCGTCCATGAAGGACGACGAGCTGGCGCGCATTCGGAACAAGGAGATCGGGTTCGTCTTCCAGACGTTCAACCTGCTCCCCCGCGCCACGGCCCTGCACAACGTGGAACTGCCGCTCGTCTACGCCGGCATGTCGGCCAAGCAGCGCAAGGAGACGGCGGCCTATGCCCTGGAGCGCGTGCAGCTCACCAGCCGGATGCATCACAAGCCCAATGAGCTCTCGGGCGGCCAGCGCCAGCGTGTGGCCATCGCCCGGGCGCTGGTGAACAGCCCGTCCATCCTGCTCGCCGACGAGCCGACGGGCAATCTCGACTCGACGACGTCGTCGGAGATCATGCGCGTCTTCGAGGAGCTCGCCGACCAGGGGCAGACGGTGATCATGGTGACCCACGAAGCCGACATTGCCGCGCACGCCCGCCGCGTGGTCGCGCTGCACGACGGCCAGGTGTCCAGCGACACCCGTCGCGAGCGTTTCGTGCGGGAGAATGAGCAGATCATCGCGGCGAAGCAGCACTAG
- a CDS encoding ABC transporter permease: protein MPFLEAVRLALDTIRVQKLKSFFTLLGVMIGVMFLIAVISIVEGMSQYVENDFAGKIIGVNTYNLRRRPEFTPNESEDQWREYMRRPRLTEAEVELVRGTIPPGSHAAIVNENFLYAVGGQGRPRQVQAVATEADYFTIKKFGITSGRAFTQQEVQAGARVVVIGTEVAEHFFPGLDPIGRELRIAGSPYEIIGLIEKQGTVFGFSMDRLAVAPWTTPLYRALRPRGDPETLLIQAASLELVQEGIETAREAMRSVRHLPPGKADNFALETQDSAMEFFRGLKSKMVVFGTALPAIGLIVGALVIMNIMLVAVAERTREIGIRKALGATRGNILSQFLIEAATLSVLGAAIGIAGGIGLAKVVQAMTPLPAAVALWSIFAALALGAGVGIVAGVYPASRAARLDPIAALRQE, encoded by the coding sequence GTGCCCTTCCTCGAAGCCGTCCGCCTTGCGCTGGACACCATCCGCGTCCAGAAGCTGAAGAGTTTCTTCACCCTGCTTGGCGTCATGATTGGCGTCATGTTCCTCATCGCCGTCATCTCGATCGTCGAGGGGATGAGCCAGTACGTGGAGAACGATTTCGCCGGCAAGATCATCGGCGTGAACACGTACAACCTGCGCCGCCGCCCGGAGTTCACGCCGAACGAGAGCGAGGACCAGTGGCGCGAGTACATGCGCCGCCCGCGGCTCACCGAGGCGGAGGTCGAACTGGTCCGCGGCACGATTCCGCCCGGATCGCACGCCGCCATCGTCAACGAGAACTTCCTGTACGCCGTCGGCGGCCAGGGCCGGCCGCGCCAGGTGCAGGCGGTCGCCACCGAGGCGGACTACTTCACGATCAAGAAGTTCGGCATCACCTCCGGGCGCGCGTTCACGCAGCAGGAGGTGCAGGCCGGAGCGCGCGTGGTCGTCATCGGCACCGAGGTCGCCGAGCATTTCTTCCCGGGTCTCGATCCGATCGGTCGTGAGCTGCGCATCGCGGGAAGCCCGTACGAGATCATCGGCCTGATCGAGAAGCAGGGGACGGTCTTCGGCTTCTCGATGGACCGGCTGGCCGTCGCGCCGTGGACCACCCCGCTCTACCGCGCCCTGCGGCCGCGGGGCGACCCGGAGACGCTGCTCATTCAGGCCGCCTCGCTCGAACTGGTGCAGGAAGGCATCGAGACGGCGCGCGAGGCGATGCGCAGCGTCCGCCACCTGCCGCCGGGCAAGGCCGACAATTTCGCGCTCGAGACGCAAGACTCGGCCATGGAGTTCTTCCGCGGGCTGAAGTCCAAGATGGTCGTCTTCGGCACGGCGCTGCCGGCCATCGGGCTCATCGTGGGCGCGCTGGTGATCATGAACATCATGCTCGTGGCCGTCGCCGAGCGCACGCGGGAGATTGGCATCCGCAAGGCGCTGGGCGCAACGCGCGGGAACATCCTGTCGCAGTTCCTCATCGAGGCGGCGACGCTCTCGGTGCTCGGCGCGGCCATCGGCATCGCCGGCGGCATCGGACTGGCGAAAGTGGTGCAGGCCATGACGCCGCTCCCGGCCGCGGTGGCCCTCTGGTCGATCTTTGCCGCGCTGGCCCTTGGCGCCGGCGTCGGCATTGTCGCGGGCGTCTATCCCGCCAGCCGCGCCGCGCGGCTCGACCCCATCGCCGCCCTCCGGCAGGAATGA
- a CDS encoding ABC transporter permease, producing MLFFESIRLALATIRAQKLKSFFTLLGVCIGVMFLIAVVSIVEGMGRYMEQDLIGKLIGVNSFELRHRPNINMGDVDPSVWESYRRRPRLYRDDLAPVIEALPTGTRWAMVSDNSLPVSSRYSGGPRNAQISAIDGDFFAIRKFVIAEGRDFTPQELEMGTPVVIIGPDIVKRLFPGLNAIGRELKMGGLPYTVVGVLETQGSAFGLSFDNQVFAPWQSPVHRLLNRVPSIIDAVIVQVPSASQMTEAQERVRQVMRTRHKLRPGQPDNFSLQTSESALAFWNKLKRYLVIAGIALPAIGLVVGAIVIMNIMLVAVAERTREIGIRKALGARRVDILSQFLVESATLSTVGAAVGIALGVGLAKLISALSPLPATVAPWSVVVGVALGAGVGIISGVYPASRASLLDPITALRQE from the coding sequence ATGCTCTTCTTCGAGTCCATCCGCCTCGCCCTCGCCACCATCCGCGCCCAGAAGCTGAAGAGCTTCTTTACGCTGCTCGGCGTCTGCATCGGGGTGATGTTCCTCATCGCCGTGGTCAGCATCGTCGAGGGGATGGGGCGGTACATGGAGCAGGACCTGATCGGCAAGCTCATCGGGGTGAATTCCTTCGAGCTGCGGCACCGCCCGAACATCAACATGGGCGACGTGGACCCCTCGGTCTGGGAGTCGTATCGCCGCCGGCCGCGCCTTTACCGCGACGACCTCGCGCCGGTGATCGAAGCGCTCCCCACCGGGACGCGCTGGGCGATGGTCAGCGACAACAGCCTGCCGGTCTCGTCGCGCTACTCGGGCGGCCCGCGCAACGCCCAGATCAGCGCCATCGACGGCGACTTCTTTGCCATCCGCAAGTTCGTCATCGCCGAAGGGCGCGACTTCACGCCGCAGGAGCTGGAGATGGGGACGCCCGTGGTCATCATCGGCCCCGACATCGTCAAGCGGCTCTTCCCGGGGCTCAACGCCATCGGGCGCGAGCTCAAGATGGGCGGCCTTCCCTACACCGTCGTCGGCGTCCTCGAGACGCAGGGCAGCGCGTTCGGCCTCTCGTTCGACAACCAGGTCTTCGCGCCGTGGCAGTCGCCGGTGCACCGCCTGCTCAACCGCGTGCCCAGCATCATCGACGCCGTCATCGTGCAGGTGCCGTCGGCATCGCAGATGACCGAGGCGCAGGAGCGGGTGCGCCAGGTGATGCGCACGCGCCACAAGCTGCGCCCGGGTCAGCCCGACAACTTCTCGCTGCAGACCTCCGAGAGCGCGCTCGCCTTCTGGAACAAGCTCAAGCGCTACCTCGTGATCGCCGGCATCGCGCTCCCCGCCATCGGTCTCGTCGTCGGCGCCATCGTGATCATGAACATCATGCTCGTGGCGGTGGCCGAGCGCACCCGTGAGATCGGCATTCGCAAGGCACTCGGCGCGCGGCGCGTCGACATCCTGAGTCAGTTCCTGGTGGAATCCGCGACGCTGAGCACGGTGGGCGCGGCCGTCGGCATCGCGCTGGGGGTGGGGCTCGCCAAGCTGATCTCCGCGCTGAGCCCGCTCCCCGCGACGGTCGCGCCGTGGTCGGTGGTGGTGGGCGTGGCGCTGGGCGCCGGCGTCGGCATCATCAGTGGCGTCTATCCCGCCAGCCGCGCCTCGCTCCTCGACCCCATCACCGCCCTGCGCCAGGAGTAA
- a CDS encoding TolC family protein, translating to MRHFLTALVVSGVALSAAAQSASNSLTLDDAIGIAKKNNPAYQQQLSGRTRAALALRSAYGAFLPGADASFGTGYRQGKQEFFGGVAFGATSDIISSNWGLNFNARLSAATVSELRRARANMEAAEADVSAADVALRAGVVNQFLTALQSQANAELQDSLLTKVRLDLQLAKARVEVGSGTSLDVKRAEVAIGQQQVLALRAHNTAEVDQLKLFQQLGVARPGPVTLVPMTSVTAPSFELGQLLDIARKGNPTLQGYQSRQAAAAQGVRSARSAYTPTVSLGAQLGGYTTQYKNADYLVAQAQSQTLSSQAGCFTTDSIRRGAGLSSIGAKCNAIQFTPQSAQAIRDANKTFPFDFTSSPYNLSLTLSLPLFDKFGREQRVQEAQILRDNARYDVRRQELQLTADVTSAWTSLQAAYRTVGLQEQNAAAAQEALTLAQERYRVGVSSFVELVQARNDYERASNDRISAVYDYHRAWAALENAVGRPLR from the coding sequence ATGCGCCATTTCCTGACCGCCCTTGTCGTTTCCGGCGTCGCCCTTTCGGCCGCTGCCCAGTCGGCGTCGAATTCGCTGACGCTGGATGACGCCATTGGCATCGCCAAGAAGAACAATCCCGCCTACCAGCAACAGCTCAGCGGCCGCACGCGAGCGGCGCTCGCGCTGCGCTCCGCGTATGGCGCCTTCCTCCCGGGAGCGGATGCCTCGTTCGGCACCGGCTACCGCCAGGGCAAGCAGGAGTTCTTCGGCGGCGTGGCGTTCGGCGCCACGTCGGACATCATCTCGAGCAACTGGGGCCTGAACTTCAACGCCCGCCTCTCCGCGGCCACGGTCTCGGAGCTGCGCCGCGCGCGCGCCAACATGGAGGCCGCCGAGGCTGACGTCTCGGCCGCCGACGTGGCGCTGCGCGCCGGGGTCGTGAACCAGTTCCTCACCGCCCTCCAGAGCCAGGCCAACGCGGAGCTGCAGGACTCGCTCCTGACGAAGGTCCGGCTCGACCTCCAGCTCGCCAAGGCGCGCGTGGAGGTGGGTTCCGGCACGTCGCTCGACGTGAAGCGCGCCGAGGTCGCCATCGGCCAGCAGCAGGTGCTGGCGCTGCGCGCGCACAACACGGCCGAGGTGGACCAGCTGAAGCTGTTCCAGCAGCTCGGCGTCGCGCGACCTGGCCCGGTCACGCTGGTGCCGATGACGTCCGTCACCGCGCCGTCGTTCGAACTCGGCCAGCTGCTCGACATCGCCCGCAAGGGGAATCCGACGCTGCAGGGCTACCAGTCGCGGCAGGCCGCCGCCGCGCAGGGCGTGCGGTCGGCGCGGAGCGCGTACACCCCGACCGTCTCGCTGGGCGCCCAGCTGGGCGGCTACACGACGCAGTACAAGAACGCCGACTACCTCGTCGCGCAGGCGCAGAGCCAGACGCTGTCGAGCCAGGCCGGCTGCTTCACCACGGATTCGATCCGCCGCGGCGCCGGCCTCAGTTCCATCGGCGCCAAGTGCAACGCCATCCAGTTCACGCCGCAGTCGGCGCAGGCCATCCGCGACGCCAACAAGACGTTCCCGTTCGACTTCACGTCGAGCCCGTACAACCTGTCGCTTACGCTGTCGCTCCCGCTCTTCGACAAGTTCGGACGCGAGCAGCGGGTGCAGGAGGCGCAGATCCTGCGGGACAACGCCCGGTACGACGTGCGCCGGCAGGAGCTGCAGCTCACCGCCGACGTGACCTCGGCCTGGACGTCGCTGCAGGCCGCGTATCGCACGGTGGGGCTGCAGGAGCAGAACGCCGCCGCCGCGCAGGAAGCCCTCACGCTGGCGCAGGAGCGCTATCGGGTGGGGGTCAGCTCGTTCGTCGAACTGGTGCAGGCCCGCAATGATTATGAGCGGGCCTCGAACGACCGCATCAGCGCCGTCTATGACTACCATCGTGCCTGGGCCGCGCTCGAAAACGCGGTGGGCCGTCCCCTCCGCTAA